The Brasilonema sennae CENA114 genome includes a region encoding these proteins:
- a CDS encoding cellulose biosynthesis cyclic di-GMP-binding regulatory protein BcsB, producing MKSLFHPSKISTKAIILTFCLLLFPTSLPNAQARSEEGLLEDNSQKNSEIYQRQKSSEKKQTILLAQAKKPKVDSLEEEEKEDTSENKKEADDPKNLITYNLEFNRSPIVGNRMRLRGLNAEARLGFNRPRGWKIGKLQALIKFQHSPSLYANRSNLTVFINDTAVGSISLNRKQSQVGQVLINNIDPKLLQDYNEIKFVAQQNTSQQCSDPHDPNLWTDILPDSKLIFGFKRQPIPLNFTRYPYPFFDQLGLETNNIVYVQPNQVNQYWLTTTARLQAAFGRFADFRPIKTSLVSDIKSVKPEQRLVIIGTPSEQPALTSLKLPLSIAGTQILDINQKPIPEDTGVLIAATTKEKDGTPILIATGNGPKGVANAVQFLVQPDLRKTGTGSIIFVNKVKEATTPEPRQWPRYIPEENNFRLSDIRTPLNNEGFGDVTVRGSATAPVTIDFRTLPDDRFLRGSSMNLVYSYGPQMNPRTSALEVLLDGRYIGGTRLTSDSGETRQTLKVDLPASLLQSNSQLQVFFRMNPKEPFDKQKCLSAADQQLIGTLHADTSFELKREPSVQLPDLKLLQFGFPFAAPQDLSRTAIVLPQNPSNTDILTLLALSERLGRLSQAESIKFQVYTPESIPDSVRKNDHLVGIGTRDKFPFPEVFRSTGFNLSQGFSRVLAQGTIQTPQDSQGLIKQIVSPWSNEHVILALTAQTETGLQRVRQVVEQDPLFFQLKQDTVLVGSDNNNPSPYDTGDYQLQFIRSAPSKTRVENTNLLSKTSRLLQENWLLLPIGIVGVSLLLYGIIQLYLKRLAGADRN from the coding sequence ATGAAGTCGTTGTTTCATCCTTCCAAAATCAGCACAAAAGCAATTATTTTGACTTTTTGCTTGTTACTGTTTCCTACTTCATTACCAAACGCTCAAGCTCGTAGCGAAGAAGGTTTACTAGAGGATAACTCACAAAAAAATAGTGAAATTTATCAGCGGCAAAAGTCTTCTGAAAAAAAGCAAACTATTTTGTTGGCTCAAGCAAAAAAACCCAAAGTCGATAGCCTAGAAGAAGAAGAAAAAGAAGACACAAGCGAAAACAAAAAAGAGGCTGATGATCCAAAGAATTTGATAACGTACAACCTGGAATTTAACCGCAGTCCGATTGTCGGCAACCGTATGCGTCTACGAGGACTGAATGCGGAAGCCCGCCTTGGCTTTAACCGTCCTCGTGGCTGGAAAATCGGAAAGCTTCAAGCTTTAATTAAATTCCAGCACTCACCATCACTGTATGCCAACCGTTCTAATCTAACGGTATTTATCAATGACACTGCCGTAGGCAGCATATCGCTCAACCGTAAACAGTCCCAAGTTGGTCAGGTGCTGATCAATAATATTGATCCTAAGCTGCTTCAGGACTACAACGAAATCAAGTTTGTTGCTCAGCAAAATACATCACAACAATGTAGTGATCCTCATGATCCTAATTTGTGGACGGATATTCTGCCAGATTCCAAATTAATTTTCGGTTTCAAAAGGCAGCCAATTCCTCTCAACTTTACCCGCTATCCCTATCCTTTCTTTGATCAACTCGGCTTAGAAACTAACAATATTGTTTACGTCCAACCAAATCAAGTCAATCAATATTGGTTGACAACAACCGCTCGTTTGCAAGCGGCATTTGGTAGATTTGCAGATTTTCGCCCCATAAAAACGAGCTTGGTATCTGATATAAAGAGTGTAAAACCTGAACAGCGGTTAGTGATCATTGGCACTCCGAGTGAGCAGCCAGCTTTAACCTCTTTGAAATTACCTCTTTCTATAGCTGGTACTCAAATTCTCGATATCAATCAAAAACCTATACCAGAAGATACAGGAGTGCTGATCGCAGCGACGACAAAAGAAAAAGATGGTACACCTATCTTAATTGCGACTGGTAATGGACCAAAGGGTGTGGCAAACGCAGTACAGTTTTTGGTGCAGCCAGACTTGCGAAAAACGGGAACAGGTTCAATCATTTTTGTCAATAAAGTTAAAGAAGCGACAACACCTGAACCTCGACAATGGCCTCGTTATATTCCAGAAGAAAATAATTTTAGACTCAGCGACATAAGAACTCCACTCAATAATGAAGGTTTTGGTGATGTGACTGTGCGTGGTTCAGCAACAGCGCCTGTTACAATTGATTTCCGCACTTTACCTGATGACAGATTTTTGCGTGGCAGTTCCATGAACCTAGTTTACAGCTATGGTCCACAGATGAACCCGAGAACCTCTGCGCTCGAAGTGTTACTCGACGGCAGATACATTGGCGGGACACGTCTGACTTCAGATTCTGGAGAAACCCGCCAAACCTTGAAAGTTGATTTACCAGCAAGCTTGTTGCAGTCCAACTCTCAACTCCAAGTGTTCTTCCGGATGAATCCCAAAGAACCATTTGACAAGCAAAAATGTCTGAGCGCAGCAGATCAACAGTTAATAGGTACACTTCATGCTGATACAAGCTTCGAGTTAAAACGGGAACCTTCTGTACAACTTCCAGATTTAAAGTTGTTGCAATTTGGTTTTCCGTTTGCTGCACCTCAGGATTTATCTAGAACGGCGATCGTCTTGCCACAAAACCCATCTAATACAGATATACTCACCTTGCTAGCATTGAGCGAACGTTTGGGACGGCTGAGTCAAGCAGAGTCTATCAAATTCCAGGTTTATACGCCAGAATCAATTCCTGACTCAGTTCGCAAGAATGACCATCTTGTGGGAATTGGTACGCGGGATAAATTTCCTTTTCCGGAAGTCTTTAGATCCACTGGCTTTAACTTGAGTCAAGGATTCTCTCGCGTATTAGCTCAAGGTACGATTCAAACTCCACAGGATTCACAAGGTTTGATTAAGCAAATTGTTTCCCCTTGGAGTAACGAGCACGTCATTCTGGCTTTAACAGCTCAGACAGAAACTGGTTTACAGCGAGTACGACAAGTGGTTGAGCAAGACCCGTTGTTCTTCCAATTAAAGCAGGATACAGTGCTAGTTGGTAGCGATAATAACAATCCATCTCCCTACGATACAGGCGATTATCAACTACAGTTTATCCGTAGTGCTCCCTCAAAAACTCGTGTAGAAAATACCAATTTACTCAGTAAGACATCGCGCTTGCTGCAAGAAAATTGGCTCCTGCTACCTATCGGTATTGTAGGTGTCTCGCTTTTACTTTATGGAATTATTCAGTTGTATCTCAAGCGCCTTGCTGGTGCTGATAGGAATTAA
- a CDS encoding carbohydrate porin, translating to MRPTVLDCHKCTRPKQWNRAYFLLLSASISIFWIMAVKDACLAQQNPHNQQSSNVQFGELLQVPKPPVSSKRQKLKPQTVPPPPGISSQATDVAVASRGKPSSESVKTPTDDIKQLESGFIQQQRPVKVPKAPVKAVPPLKNVVAQNAQEQIRQISGATSLGQPNIQTAPLPPPFGTTVTQEFTAPSAPSAPTFNQVLLNSQPQQAPLPPLPGTPTPTFNQPINSQTATPFTPGLTPQLLNPSAPLRVNPQAITQSSVSTTPTTQTSNQLLNCQVVSSPTVSGTGAPTFNQLLNCQATTQSAIPNTPASTFNQLLNCQVATPSSGISTSTNQYLNCQVVSSLPVTETVPPPQTQAQTTPTVPTPPSILPPSPTPPSATPNTPQPVDRSRPLLRSTALQEPSLQVQGVYITQGSDSAARGRLSGVYPVTPQLLVGATLDLVTGENLLVDSRGEGLNINELFIATSVGGAPNLRFVLGQLDLTSYFDRNSFAKDGASQFFNPIFQTNPALSATGIASRTGLLVNWSVTDNIEAKAAVFSSSNKISDFALDGFAGEVAVRYGNAIIRGTYSTDRDAGIRDTFPESFGLARDTQRTIFGPQKNDREEAYGLNAEVFVPELKLGIFGRYGRYENRDLGKGADTYSFGLSVLDLFTPDDRLGLAYGRALSNDSLRRGDYPDVLELFYDFELLPSLRLGFTLQGRDGFEDTVLGVRVRTEFDVTPRGRKSQ from the coding sequence ATGAGACCCACAGTATTGGATTGTCATAAATGTACTCGACCAAAACAGTGGAATAGAGCTTATTTTCTGCTTCTGAGTGCCTCAATCTCCATTTTTTGGATAATGGCAGTGAAAGATGCGTGTTTGGCTCAACAAAATCCACACAATCAACAGTCGAGCAATGTCCAGTTTGGGGAATTATTACAAGTACCCAAACCACCTGTATCTAGCAAACGACAAAAATTAAAGCCCCAGACAGTGCCTCCACCACCTGGTATATCAAGCCAAGCAACGGACGTAGCTGTTGCATCAAGAGGAAAACCTTCGTCTGAAAGTGTAAAGACACCTACAGATGACATTAAGCAGTTGGAGAGTGGCTTTATCCAACAGCAAAGGCCTGTAAAAGTCCCAAAAGCACCAGTGAAGGCAGTTCCACCTCTCAAGAATGTAGTGGCACAAAATGCCCAAGAACAAATTCGTCAAATTTCTGGAGCTACCAGTCTAGGACAACCAAACATCCAAACTGCACCACTCCCACCACCCTTTGGTACAACAGTTACGCAAGAGTTCACTGCACCATCGGCACCATCGGCACCCACTTTCAACCAGGTACTACTCAACTCTCAACCACAACAAGCTCCTCTACCACCACTTCCAGGTACTCCGACACCTACGTTCAATCAACCCATAAATTCTCAAACAGCAACACCGTTTACTCCTGGTCTAACTCCTCAACTCCTCAACCCTTCGGCTCCGCTCAGGGTAAACCCTCAAGCAATAACACAGTCATCAGTTTCAACGACTCCTACAACACAAACTTCCAACCAACTTCTCAACTGCCAAGTCGTATCGTCACCAACAGTTTCAGGTACCGGTGCACCTACCTTTAATCAACTCTTAAACTGCCAAGCGACAACACAGTCAGCGATTCCTAACACTCCTGCATCTACCTTCAATCAACTCTTAAACTGCCAAGTCGCAACACCTTCATCAGGAATTTCTACATCAACTAATCAGTACTTGAATTGTCAAGTTGTCTCCTCGTTACCAGTTACCGAAACGGTACCACCGCCACAAACTCAAGCACAGACAACTCCCACAGTTCCAACACCGCCATCGATATTACCGCCATCTCCAACACCGCCATCTGCAACACCAAATACTCCACAACCAGTGGATAGAAGTCGCCCCTTACTAAGAAGTACAGCTTTGCAGGAACCTTCTTTACAGGTTCAAGGAGTGTACATAACTCAAGGAAGTGATTCTGCAGCACGGGGGCGACTCTCAGGAGTGTATCCAGTCACCCCTCAACTGTTGGTTGGGGCTACTTTGGATTTGGTGACTGGAGAAAACCTTCTTGTTGACTCCCGTGGAGAAGGGTTGAACATCAACGAGCTTTTTATTGCCACTTCCGTAGGAGGAGCGCCCAATCTACGTTTCGTCTTGGGACAGTTAGATTTAACGTCTTATTTTGACCGGAACAGCTTTGCTAAAGATGGGGCAAGTCAATTCTTTAATCCGATTTTCCAGACAAACCCGGCGTTGTCAGCAACGGGAATTGCTTCTCGGACTGGGTTACTTGTGAACTGGAGTGTGACTGATAATATCGAAGCCAAAGCAGCAGTTTTCTCGTCATCAAATAAAATAAGTGACTTTGCTTTGGATGGATTTGCTGGAGAAGTCGCAGTCCGTTACGGTAATGCGATTATTCGCGGGACTTATTCCACCGATCGCGATGCTGGTATTCGTGATACTTTCCCTGAAAGCTTTGGGCTTGCCAGGGATACACAACGCACAATATTTGGACCTCAAAAAAATGACCGCGAAGAAGCATACGGTTTGAATGCTGAAGTTTTTGTACCTGAGTTGAAACTAGGTATTTTTGGACGTTATGGGCGTTACGAAAACCGTGATTTGGGCAAAGGGGCAGATACTTACTCATTTGGACTCAGTGTTTTGGATTTGTTTACCCCAGATGACCGTTTGGGTTTGGCTTACGGACGTGCTTTATCAAACGACAGCTTACGCCGTGGAGATTATCCAGACGTGTTAGAGCTTTTCTACGATTTTGAATTGCTTCCTAGTCTGCGGTTAGGTTTTACACTTCAAGGACGAGATGGTTTTGAGGATACAGTGCTCGGTGTTAGGGTGCGTACAGAATTTGATGTGACTCCAAGAGGGAGAAAATCTCAATGA
- a CDS encoding glycosyl hydrolase family 8 has product MRYLANSAVIVSMIVLNSCNLGYSVIKTKVSDDKTPVETVLPLNGSESESSSKYVAALPKSIPNRDLLAQSWEVYRRRFIQGDGRVIDYEAGDRSTSEGQAYAMLRAVLIDDPATFATTLNWGENNLQRQTNGKRTDNLWAWQWGRNADGKWGAIDGNFASDGDIDAITALILASRRWNRPEYLNLAKAKLQDLWNLSIVVGHQGKLYLLPGPAPAFVPNASTLYLNPSYFAPYAFRLFAQVDPDHDWLSLVNTSYEVLEKSAPLSAVGLPSDWVAQDTKTGKYQPLPQTSQLQSLYGFDAYRIWWRLSLDVAWFNSPQARRYLQTNSKYLQQQWRERSRLPARIDLQGKGLVDYEATAQYAMLYAAWQFVEPQLAKELLEKKVLLQYKQGIWDDKSAYYTQNLAWLGLLSPSVVPQQLLKK; this is encoded by the coding sequence ATGCGATACCTAGCAAATTCAGCAGTTATTGTTAGCATGATTGTTCTCAACTCCTGTAATTTAGGTTACTCAGTGATAAAGACGAAAGTATCGGATGACAAGACTCCGGTAGAGACAGTTCTGCCATTGAATGGTAGCGAAAGCGAAAGTAGCTCTAAGTATGTCGCTGCTTTACCGAAATCCATTCCTAACCGGGACTTACTGGCTCAAAGCTGGGAAGTCTATCGCCGGAGATTTATTCAGGGTGATGGTAGAGTTATCGATTATGAAGCGGGCGATCGCTCTACAAGTGAAGGTCAGGCATATGCCATGCTACGAGCAGTCCTGATTGATGATCCTGCCACTTTTGCTACTACCTTGAACTGGGGAGAAAATAACCTCCAACGACAAACGAATGGCAAACGGACAGACAACTTGTGGGCTTGGCAATGGGGACGAAATGCAGATGGAAAGTGGGGTGCGATCGATGGTAACTTTGCCAGTGATGGCGATATTGATGCGATTACCGCTTTGATTCTTGCCTCCAGGCGTTGGAATCGTCCTGAATATCTCAATTTGGCAAAAGCAAAACTGCAAGATTTGTGGAATCTTTCCATTGTAGTAGGACACCAAGGAAAGCTCTATTTGCTGCCTGGTCCTGCACCAGCATTTGTTCCGAATGCTTCTACCCTTTATCTCAACCCCTCTTATTTCGCTCCCTATGCTTTTCGGCTATTTGCCCAAGTTGATCCAGACCATGATTGGTTGAGTTTGGTCAATACAAGTTACGAAGTTCTAGAAAAATCAGCGCCACTTTCTGCTGTCGGGTTACCAAGTGATTGGGTGGCTCAAGATACCAAAACAGGAAAATACCAACCCTTGCCGCAGACAAGCCAACTTCAGAGTTTGTATGGCTTTGATGCTTATCGAATTTGGTGGCGCTTGTCGCTGGATGTGGCATGGTTCAATTCACCCCAAGCGCGGCGTTATCTCCAGACAAATAGTAAGTATCTGCAACAGCAGTGGCGTGAGCGATCGCGTTTACCAGCACGCATCGATCTACAAGGCAAAGGATTGGTGGATTATGAAGCGACAGCACAATACGCGATGCTTTACGCCGCTTGGCAGTTCGTAGAACCACAACTAGCGAAGGAGTTACTTGAGAAAAAAGTGCTACTTCAATACAAACAAGGCATTTGGGATGATAAATCCGCTTACTATACGCAGAATTTGGCTTGGTTAGGTCTGTTGTCTCCTTCTGTAGTTCCCCAGCAACTACTCAAGAAGTAG
- a CDS encoding glycosyltransferase family 2 protein — protein MSSSSNSPNRGRFNLSRWLIDLTPRFFDRALENVGAKQFKWLVLLLLVLSVPLMIAPLRIWQQAVIGLFLVILGQLIMRAEDQESSAETSQYYHLFMVWLSLVTTLRYLFYRTSYTLNFDGLLNSIVCLFLYAAELYAVLTLVLAYFQTLRIKERQPVSLSNIPQEEWFNVDIYIPTFNEDVEIVRKTALSAIACDYAPGKKMIYVLDDGRPERYQENDPRREKFRARREQIRLMCEEIGCTHMTRDNNKHAKAGNINNAFNKTDGDLVLILDCDHIPSRQFLLNAVGFFYDPKVSFVQTPHWFYNPDPFERNLLTRGSIPVGNELFYKVLQKGNDFWNAAFFCGSAAIIRKSHALEVGGIAVETVTEDCHTALRLHSRGYKSVYYDKIMVAGLAPDTFSSYVGQQVRWARGMAQILRLENPLFNPWLKLTIPQRICYFSATSHFLYGYPRLVYAVVPTLFLLFGINPIRGLGLETLAYAVPHILLALFTNHLIYKNVRFSFWNEIFEFVMAFQAGWVTMLALINPKLGSFNVTDKGVSISKRTFDWQSMRGLIVVSVFVSASLFAVPYWLLLRPEDWQAVLVNTLWSGFNLILLIAALLVGFEQPQVRASHRLQRRLNVVITSGNYTFRGETVNISETGALISLESWPNLPDEVDVEIMGDFTARVSLTARVVRVSPVSDEKTLLAIDFVSPNRAQMDNLILILYSDVREWYSQKRESVDQPMTSLGFLATSLTRSFRDLKPIIRNQVRKRVSAVGELYWDGHFFPGIATELGVTGLRLEMRSKKSKSGNRLLGQEDLHKMRNLKPLVGLLLSREEGNPSPSKLVAEIFVVKEEIDDRIVIDLNFPTEFKQRQGTKIKQLLQVL, from the coding sequence ATGTCTTCTTCATCAAATTCCCCTAATCGAGGGCGTTTTAACTTAAGTCGATGGCTCATTGATCTCACGCCCCGATTTTTTGACCGCGCTTTAGAAAATGTGGGTGCCAAACAGTTTAAGTGGCTTGTTTTGCTGCTTCTGGTTCTTTCAGTTCCACTGATGATTGCCCCCCTACGAATCTGGCAACAAGCAGTCATTGGCTTGTTTTTGGTAATACTTGGTCAATTGATCATGCGAGCTGAGGATCAAGAGTCTTCTGCGGAAACTAGCCAGTATTATCACTTATTTATGGTGTGGCTGAGTTTGGTAACAACGTTGCGTTATTTGTTTTACCGCACAAGTTACACTCTTAACTTTGATGGCTTGCTTAACAGCATTGTTTGCTTATTTCTGTATGCTGCTGAACTGTACGCTGTTCTCACCTTGGTACTGGCTTATTTTCAAACCCTAAGAATCAAAGAACGTCAGCCGGTTAGTCTTTCTAACATCCCTCAAGAAGAATGGTTCAATGTCGATATTTACATTCCCACCTTCAACGAAGATGTTGAAATTGTTCGCAAGACTGCTTTATCAGCAATAGCTTGCGATTATGCCCCTGGTAAAAAAATGATTTATGTCTTAGATGATGGTCGTCCAGAAAGGTACCAAGAAAACGACCCACGTCGAGAGAAGTTCCGGGCAAGACGAGAACAGATCCGGCTAATGTGTGAAGAAATTGGTTGCACCCACATGACGCGGGACAACAACAAGCATGCTAAGGCAGGTAATATCAACAATGCCTTTAACAAAACTGATGGTGACTTAGTTTTGATTTTAGACTGCGACCATATCCCCTCGCGTCAATTTCTGCTGAATGCAGTAGGCTTTTTCTACGATCCAAAGGTATCGTTTGTCCAAACCCCCCACTGGTTCTATAATCCTGACCCCTTTGAGCGCAATTTGCTCACTCGTGGTAGCATCCCTGTAGGTAATGAACTGTTTTATAAAGTGCTGCAAAAAGGCAATGATTTTTGGAATGCTGCCTTTTTCTGCGGTTCAGCAGCTATAATTCGCAAGTCCCACGCCTTGGAAGTTGGGGGAATTGCCGTTGAAACTGTGACAGAGGATTGTCACACAGCACTACGGTTGCACTCTCGCGGTTACAAGTCTGTTTATTACGACAAAATCATGGTAGCTGGGTTAGCCCCAGATACGTTCTCTTCCTATGTCGGTCAACAAGTGCGCTGGGCTAGGGGTATGGCGCAGATTCTGCGACTGGAAAACCCTCTGTTTAATCCCTGGCTGAAATTAACGATTCCTCAACGGATTTGTTATTTCAGTGCGACTTCGCACTTCTTATATGGATATCCCCGACTGGTGTATGCAGTTGTTCCCACCTTGTTCTTATTGTTTGGTATCAATCCCATCCGAGGTCTAGGTTTGGAAACTCTGGCATACGCCGTACCACACATTCTTCTGGCTTTATTCACCAACCATCTCATTTACAAAAACGTCCGGTTTTCTTTTTGGAACGAAATTTTTGAATTTGTTATGGCTTTCCAAGCGGGGTGGGTGACGATGTTGGCGCTGATCAACCCCAAACTTGGTTCATTTAACGTGACTGACAAAGGAGTGAGTATTAGCAAACGTACCTTTGACTGGCAGTCAATGCGTGGTCTAATAGTCGTGAGTGTGTTTGTTAGCGCTTCCTTATTTGCTGTTCCCTACTGGTTGCTACTTCGTCCAGAGGATTGGCAAGCAGTTTTAGTCAATACCTTGTGGTCAGGTTTTAATTTGATTCTGCTGATCGCAGCATTACTGGTTGGCTTTGAACAGCCGCAAGTGCGTGCTTCTCACCGTTTGCAGCGACGCCTTAATGTGGTTATTACTAGTGGTAACTACACATTTAGGGGCGAAACAGTCAATATCTCAGAAACTGGAGCGTTGATTTCTTTAGAATCTTGGCCTAATTTACCAGATGAAGTTGATGTTGAGATCATGGGAGATTTTACTGCTCGTGTCTCCCTCACAGCAAGGGTTGTGCGAGTTTCTCCTGTAAGTGATGAAAAGACGCTTTTGGCAATTGACTTTGTCAGTCCTAACCGCGCCCAAATGGATAATTTAATCCTGATTTTGTATTCTGATGTACGAGAGTGGTATTCTCAGAAGCGGGAGTCTGTAGATCAACCAATGACTTCTCTTGGCTTCCTTGCTACCAGTCTGACTCGCTCTTTTCGGGATCTCAAACCCATCATCCGTAACCAGGTACGCAAACGGGTGAGTGCCGTTGGTGAACTTTACTGGGATGGTCATTTCTTCCCTGGAATTGCCACAGAACTAGGGGTAACAGGTTTACGGCTGGAAATGCGGAGTAAAAAATCCAAATCCGGTAATAGACTGCTTGGACAAGAAGACTTGCACAAGATGCGAAATCTCAAACCACTCGTTGGTTTGCTGTTGAGTCGAGAGGAGGGGAATCCCTCACCTAGTAAGTTGGTTGCTGAAATTTTTGTGGTGAAAGAAGAGATAGATGACAGGATTGTCATTGATTTAAATTTTCCGACAGAATTCAAGCAACGCCAAGGTACTAAAATTAAACAGCTTTTGCAAGTGTTGTAG
- a CDS encoding tetratricopeptide repeat protein, with protein MSQKHKRKTNPCSNVGTSVQDIRTKSLSGLIVITASLSILSYVFNVPLLNNIAPAQAQKSSSAVQRGYNLLKKGWVNDAIKAFGQAIKQNPQSSQAKIGLAISYNRAGRITEAWDAYQQVLAQDPNNQSALKIVGIMGTYRPEWQVRGIEALNTLLNTNPNDAQARSYRALLYTYQGKVNESLADYQIVLEKNPTSETILGAAQAYSYSRNYQKALELFNRYRVAGKPITGFAAVAYASTLRETGNPKAAVQVLEGQLQSSKSLDKLAIETRSELAKAYVANQQSQQAFAVLEPIKNRPEAILPLARSLNEIRSSSNNPAIAQQVATLYRQAIANSPNPSPALLRETADVFTGLPQGEQTALQLYRQVAPQFPNDKSLVVRQLVLENKLGQLGKSDLKRRLVAEVNPLPSDQAQLQQIALALSDVDAPDPELLPLYQTLSPRVNVPFLNFRIAQIYLQQNDTSNARQALAAYTATPEGAKSLAPQLLAAEIERREGNLEASAQRFQAVLTTKSGGDDITDGALRGLAGVRIQQKRFDEALTAYDQLIIRQPQNLTTQLGRTSIAYQAKKISEQEANAVLSNWLATQPATNAPPELFSLVGTLPAQPQREPLYNYLAQVDPSYLPVQLRLVQVIAKRNPTQAQARVKQLIARLPKDANTYQLQGDLARAIGDLDLAGKAYENILAQQPDNIDALAALGGIRFEQRRFDSARQIYSQVVAQKPQDKDARRALAGLSAIADQPLTALTQLEQLEVEQISQGASDAEVSRQRQQIQEDFLQRRGFQPSWENYERRGK; from the coding sequence ATGAGTCAAAAACACAAACGCAAAACTAATCCCTGCTCAAATGTGGGAACGAGTGTCCAAGACATCAGAACAAAAAGTCTTTCTGGTTTGATCGTGATCACTGCTTCATTGTCTATTTTGAGCTATGTCTTCAATGTTCCATTGTTAAATAACATTGCTCCTGCTCAAGCGCAGAAGTCCTCGTCAGCAGTGCAACGAGGTTACAATCTGCTTAAAAAAGGGTGGGTTAATGATGCCATCAAAGCTTTTGGGCAAGCTATAAAGCAAAATCCACAATCTTCACAAGCCAAGATCGGGTTAGCAATTTCTTATAACCGCGCTGGACGTATTACTGAAGCTTGGGATGCTTATCAACAGGTGCTAGCGCAAGATCCGAACAACCAAAGTGCGCTCAAAATTGTTGGGATCATGGGCACTTATCGCCCAGAGTGGCAAGTACGAGGGATTGAAGCTCTCAATACTTTGTTAAATACCAATCCTAACGATGCACAAGCCCGTTCTTACCGCGCCTTGTTGTACACCTACCAAGGAAAGGTCAACGAGTCGCTGGCAGATTATCAAATAGTATTGGAAAAGAATCCCACCTCAGAAACTATCCTTGGTGCTGCTCAAGCTTACAGTTATAGCCGCAACTACCAAAAAGCTTTGGAGTTGTTCAACCGCTATCGAGTGGCTGGCAAACCGATCACTGGATTTGCTGCGGTAGCCTACGCTAGTACCTTGCGAGAAACTGGCAATCCAAAAGCAGCAGTACAAGTTTTGGAAGGACAGTTACAGAGTTCCAAAAGTCTCGACAAATTAGCGATTGAAACGCGTTCAGAACTTGCCAAGGCGTATGTTGCTAATCAACAGTCACAGCAAGCTTTTGCGGTATTGGAGCCAATAAAAAATAGACCAGAGGCGATTTTACCTTTAGCACGTTCTCTCAATGAGATTCGTTCCTCAAGCAATAACCCTGCCATAGCACAGCAAGTTGCAACTTTGTACCGTCAGGCGATCGCCAACTCTCCCAACCCCTCGCCCGCCTTGTTGCGAGAAACCGCTGATGTTTTCACCGGCTTACCTCAAGGAGAGCAAACAGCACTACAACTTTATCGCCAAGTGGCTCCACAGTTCCCGAATGATAAAAGTTTAGTGGTGCGGCAGTTAGTCCTAGAGAATAAATTGGGACAACTTGGCAAAAGTGACTTAAAAAGGCGTTTGGTCGCTGAAGTTAACCCCCTACCCTCAGATCAGGCGCAATTGCAACAGATCGCTCTTGCTCTATCAGACGTTGATGCCCCTGATCCAGAACTGTTGCCTTTATACCAAACTCTTTCACCAAGGGTAAACGTACCATTTTTAAATTTCCGCATCGCTCAGATTTATCTACAACAGAATGACACAAGTAACGCAAGACAAGCTTTGGCAGCTTATACAGCAACACCAGAAGGAGCCAAAAGCCTTGCACCCCAATTGCTAGCAGCAGAAATTGAGCGACGGGAGGGCAACTTAGAAGCCAGTGCTCAACGTTTCCAAGCTGTATTGACAACTAAGTCAGGAGGTGATGACATTACTGATGGAGCTTTACGTGGACTCGCAGGTGTACGAATACAACAAAAACGGTTTGATGAAGCTTTGACAGCTTATGACCAATTGATAATCCGTCAACCACAAAATTTGACAACTCAGTTGGGACGAACTAGTATCGCCTATCAAGCCAAGAAGATTTCTGAACAGGAGGCGAATGCTGTCCTCAGTAATTGGTTAGCTACACAACCTGCGACGAATGCACCTCCAGAACTTTTTAGTTTAGTAGGAACATTGCCAGCTCAACCACAGCGTGAACCTCTGTATAATTATTTAGCTCAAGTTGACCCAAGTTACTTGCCAGTGCAACTGCGTCTGGTACAAGTTATAGCAAAACGCAATCCCACTCAAGCGCAAGCACGGGTGAAACAGTTGATTGCTCGTCTCCCTAAAGACGCGAACACGTATCAGTTACAAGGAGATTTGGCACGAGCGATTGGTGATTTGGATTTGGCTGGCAAGGCGTACGAAAATATCTTGGCACAGCAACCAGATAATATAGATGCCCTTGCTGCTTTAGGAGGAATTCGTTTTGAACAACGGCGCTTTGATTCTGCACGGCAAATTTACTCTCAAGTTGTAGCACAGAAGCCACAAGATAAGGATGCACGTCGCGCCCTTGCTGGCTTAAGTGCTATTGCTGATCAGCCCTTAACAGCGCTGACACAGCTTGAGCAACTCGAAGTAGAACAAATTTCCCAAGGCGCAAGCGATGCTGAAGTTTCTCGTCAAAGGCAGCAAATACAAGAAGATTTCTTGCAACGACGTGGCTTTCAACCCTCTTGGGAGAACTATGAGCGCAGAGGGAAATGA